Proteins encoded within one genomic window of Candidatus Pseudothioglobus singularis PS1:
- a CDS encoding HAD family hydrolase codes for MSLAMFDLDNTLIGGDSDYLWGEFLCEKGIIEDTASFQKMNEYFYQQYEVGKLDIYAWAEFSFKVLTEYSIDELNDLRQNFIHQKIEPIFLDKAQSCINQHKENGDTVLVITASNTFITAPIAEMYGINHLLATEPEFKDGRFTGKVSGVPCFQSGKIDNLMPWIEKHNKNLKGSYFYSDSHNDLPLLELVDNPVAINGDPRLTSTANKNGWPNLDWR; via the coding sequence ATGTCTTTAGCAATGTTTGACCTTGATAATACGCTTATTGGTGGAGACAGTGATTATCTGTGGGGTGAGTTTTTATGCGAAAAAGGAATAATTGAAGACACGGCCTCTTTTCAAAAGATGAATGAATATTTTTATCAGCAATATGAAGTTGGTAAGTTAGATATTTATGCCTGGGCAGAATTTAGTTTTAAAGTTCTAACTGAATATTCTATAGATGAGCTTAATGATCTTCGTCAGAATTTTATTCACCAAAAAATTGAGCCTATTTTTCTTGATAAAGCTCAAAGCTGCATTAATCAGCATAAAGAAAATGGCGATACTGTTCTTGTGATTACTGCATCCAATACATTTATAACTGCTCCAATAGCTGAGATGTATGGAATAAATCATCTACTTGCCACAGAGCCTGAATTTAAAGATGGACGTTTTACAGGTAAAGTTTCAGGAGTTCCATGTTTTCAGTCAGGGAAAATTGATAATTTGATGCCTTGGATTGAAAAACATAATAAGAATTTGAAGGGCTCTTATTTCTACTCTGACTCTCACAATGACCTCCCACTTCTTGAGCTTGTGGATAATCCTGTAGCTATTAATGGCGATCCAAGATTGACTAGTACGGCAAATAAGAATGGTTGGCCAAATCTTGACTGGCGATAA
- the mltG gene encoding endolytic transglycosylase MltG yields MLVNNKNKFFSRLVASIFLLLFMAWILVSKDITSVQTQIIQVKSGASMGVVAQDLSEKKLIKSKLFFTTLSRLLSANKKLKSGYYELKPNTSVFEFIEKISRGDVLKTKITLVEGKTIKYYFNQLKNDPSLTKIGSFDQVMNSIGVKEPYDGWFYPETYIFNYGESVENVLKRSHLAMKIKISEMWEKRDRSIPLTSPYQAIILASLIENETALDYEKPLISSVFIARLNLNMRLQTDPTVIYALGDAYSSPLTRSDLKIDHPYNTYRNKGLPPGAISSAGQASLYAALHPAKENDLYFVSKKDGSHAFAPNYEKHKENIKKYLNNN; encoded by the coding sequence ATGCTTGTAAATAATAAGAATAAATTCTTTTCAAGACTTGTTGCATCTATTTTTTTGCTTCTATTTATGGCTTGGATTCTTGTATCTAAGGATATAACTTCTGTCCAAACACAAATTATTCAAGTTAAATCTGGCGCTTCAATGGGAGTCGTTGCGCAAGATTTAAGCGAAAAAAAACTAATTAAGTCAAAATTATTTTTTACAACACTAAGCAGGCTACTTAGTGCTAATAAAAAATTAAAGTCTGGCTACTATGAATTAAAGCCTAACACCTCTGTATTTGAATTTATAGAGAAAATTTCAAGAGGAGATGTACTCAAAACTAAAATTACTTTAGTTGAAGGAAAAACAATTAAATACTATTTTAATCAGTTAAAAAATGATCCATCGCTCACAAAAATAGGCTCATTTGATCAAGTTATGAACTCAATTGGAGTCAAGGAGCCATATGATGGCTGGTTTTATCCTGAAACATATATCTTTAATTATGGTGAGAGTGTTGAAAATGTTTTGAAAAGATCGCATTTGGCAATGAAAATAAAGATATCAGAGATGTGGGAAAAAAGAGATAGGAGTATTCCGCTTACTTCGCCATATCAGGCCATAATCCTTGCCTCTTTAATAGAAAATGAAACTGCCTTAGATTATGAAAAACCATTAATTTCAAGTGTTTTTATAGCAAGACTGAATTTAAATATGCGACTTCAGACAGACCCAACAGTGATATACGCATTGGGAGATGCCTACTCATCTCCATTAACTCGAAGCGATTTAAAGATTGATCATCCATATAATACATACCGTAATAAAGGTTTGCCTCCAGGAGCTATATCTTCAGCTGGGCAAGCTTCATTGTATGCAGCTCTTCACCCTGCAAAGGAAAATGACTTGTATTTTGTTTCAAAGAAGGATGGAAGCCATGCATTTGCTCCAAATTATGAAAAACATAAAGAGAATATCAAGAAGTACTTAAATAATAACTAG
- the rpiA gene encoding ribose-5-phosphate isomerase RpiA: MTQDELKNEVAKAALKYVVPETIIGVGTGSTANFFIDQLATIKDSIRGAVASSIETANRLKSHGIHVFDLNEVSEISVYIDGTDESNHDLNLIKGGGGALTREKIVATTSKQFVCIADDSKLVDILGKFPLPIEVIPMASNYVKREVVKSIGGNPILREEFTTDNGNLILDIHDLNIDSPKALESQLNNIVGVVTNGLFACRSADILLLASQEGVDIIEP; the protein is encoded by the coding sequence ATGACCCAAGATGAATTGAAAAATGAGGTTGCTAAGGCTGCACTTAAGTATGTTGTTCCTGAAACTATTATAGGCGTTGGCACAGGCTCAACAGCAAATTTTTTTATTGATCAACTAGCGACAATTAAGGATTCCATAAGGGGTGCTGTTGCAAGCTCAATTGAAACAGCAAATCGACTTAAAAGTCATGGTATTCATGTTTTTGACCTAAATGAGGTCAGCGAAATTTCAGTTTATATCGATGGTACTGATGAGTCAAACCATGACCTTAACCTTATCAAGGGTGGAGGAGGTGCATTGACTCGTGAAAAAATTGTAGCCACGACCTCTAAACAATTTGTTTGTATAGCTGATGATTCAAAGCTTGTTGATATTTTGGGTAAATTTCCTTTACCAATTGAAGTGATTCCTATGGCCTCAAACTATGTAAAGCGTGAAGTTGTCAAATCAATTGGCGGCAATCCAATATTGAGAGAAGAATTTACTACGGACAATGGAAATCTAATACTTGATATTCACGATCTTAATATTGATAGCCCAAAAGCCCTTGAGAGTCAACTTAATAATATTGTGGGAGTGGTGACAAATGGACTGTTTGCATGTCGGAGTGCCGACATACTTCTACTCGCCTCTCAAGAAGGGGTTGACATTATTGAGCCTTAA
- the rdgB gene encoding RdgB/HAM1 family non-canonical purine NTP pyrophosphatase — MKKIILATGNPGKVRELNAMLNGHYSVVSQKDLQVKEIPETGSSFIENALLKARNASLQTKLPALADDSGLEVEVLDGEPGIYSARYAREGATDEENVKKLLLKMEGHNNRKAHFCCAMVYINDEKDTKPIIIERRWEGEILREPIGTNGFGYDPIFYLKDYSCSSAQLEPDIKNKISHRGQALDDLLSQLLRAE; from the coding sequence ATGAAAAAAATTATCCTTGCAACAGGAAATCCTGGAAAGGTAAGAGAATTAAACGCCATGCTAAATGGGCATTATAGTGTTGTCTCTCAAAAAGATTTACAGGTTAAGGAAATCCCCGAGACTGGCAGTTCTTTTATTGAGAATGCATTATTAAAAGCAAGAAATGCATCGCTTCAAACTAAACTACCCGCTTTGGCTGATGATTCAGGCCTTGAGGTCGAAGTGCTGGATGGTGAGCCAGGTATTTACTCAGCTAGATATGCTAGAGAAGGCGCAACAGATGAGGAAAATGTAAAAAAGCTTTTGTTGAAAATGGAGGGCCATAATAATCGTAAAGCCCATTTTTGTTGCGCAATGGTCTATATAAATGATGAAAAAGATACAAAACCTATTATTATCGAGAGACGATGGGAGGGAGAAATTCTTAGAGAGCCCATTGGAACAAATGGTTTTGGCTATGACCCGATCTTTTATTTGAAGGACTATAGTTGCAGCTCTGCTCAACTTGAGCCAGATATTAAAAATAAAATATCGCATCGTGGACAAGCTTTAGATGATTTATTAAGTCAACTACTTAGAGCTGAATAA
- the pabC gene encoding aminodeoxychorismate lyase — MEPLVIINGEVKSNVSIFNRNMQYGDGLFETCVAKDNKVLFWDNHFARLNNGCDRLNIKKIANSVWLEDIKKALSLSSEKNCIVKLILSRGNSLRGYSYSKDIEPVRVVIVSQMNEYKTKETYSLEFAISGFHSNPNLAGIKHCNRLEQILARTNMLADEAIMLDENQSVVSVTQGNIYLIFGNKLITPKLERCGVIGSRRSIILELSRLINLEVIEEDISIKQLEKANEVFVSNSLIGIQPVTSIGDYYLTNNPITEKISAAYSSITQDIKSWTCL; from the coding sequence ATGGAACCTTTAGTAATCATAAATGGCGAGGTGAAGTCCAATGTTAGTATCTTTAATCGTAATATGCAGTATGGTGACGGCTTATTTGAAACCTGTGTTGCAAAAGACAATAAAGTTTTATTTTGGGATAACCACTTTGCGCGACTAAATAATGGGTGTGATAGGTTAAATATCAAAAAAATAGCGAATTCAGTTTGGCTAGAAGATATAAAAAAAGCACTCAGTCTATCTTCAGAAAAAAATTGCATTGTTAAATTAATATTGTCACGTGGTAATTCACTCAGAGGCTATAGCTATAGCAAGGATATTGAGCCAGTTAGAGTTGTAATTGTATCTCAAATGAATGAGTATAAAACTAAAGAAACTTACTCACTAGAATTTGCAATTAGTGGGTTTCACTCAAACCCAAATTTAGCAGGCATTAAGCATTGTAATAGGCTCGAACAAATTTTGGCTCGAACAAACATGTTGGCTGATGAAGCTATTATGCTTGATGAGAATCAATCGGTAGTTTCAGTAACTCAAGGCAACATCTATTTAATATTTGGTAATAAGTTGATTACCCCTAAACTAGAGAGGTGCGGTGTGATTGGCAGCAGAAGATCGATAATTTTAGAACTATCAAGATTAATCAACTTAGAGGTGATAGAGGAAGATATTTCAATTAAGCAGCTAGAGAAAGCTAATGAAGTATTCGTTTCAAATAGCCTGATTGGTATTCAGCCAGTCACTTCAATTGGCGATTATTACCTAACTAATAACCCAATAACTGAGAAAATTAGTGCTGCATATTCGTCTATTACTCAAGATATTAAATCTTGGACATGCTTGTAA
- a CDS encoding DsrE/DsrF/DrsH-like family protein: MTSDSNEMTLIASKGTLDWAYPPFILASTGIAMGKEVTVFCTFYGLNLLLKDLSHLRISPQGNPDMPMKMPFGPKWFQSIDFGPKIPNIIWNIPGFELFATKMMKKTFQNNGMATIEELRSICVEMGVKFIACEMTMGMFGFSRDEFIEGIEFAGAATYLDVAQKSSQDLFI, translated from the coding sequence ATGACATCTGACTCTAACGAAATGACGCTCATTGCCTCAAAAGGAACACTCGACTGGGCTTATCCTCCCTTTATTTTGGCTTCAACTGGCATTGCTATGGGTAAGGAGGTAACTGTTTTTTGTACTTTCTATGGGTTAAACCTTCTACTCAAAGACTTGTCGCATCTGAGAATTTCGCCCCAGGGTAATCCTGATATGCCAATGAAAATGCCTTTTGGGCCAAAGTGGTTTCAGTCAATAGATTTTGGTCCAAAAATTCCCAATATTATTTGGAATATCCCTGGCTTTGAGCTTTTCGCCACAAAAATGATGAAAAAAACATTTCAAAACAATGGCATGGCAACTATCGAGGAGCTCAGAAGTATTTGTGTTGAAATGGGTGTTAAATTTATAGCCTGTGAGATGACTATGGGGATGTTTGGCTTCTCAAGAGATGAATTTATTGAAGGAATAGAGTTTGCTGGTGCTGCAACTTATCTGGATGTCGCTCAAAAATCTAGTCAAGATTTATTTATTTAG
- a CDS encoding YeeE/YedE family protein — MHNFTPISALIGGIIIGLSVVLYFYATGRLAGISGIFENAITQTSQRVSNTLFLIGLVVGPLIIYNIVLPNNPIAFEITHSYLLIIPGGFLVGFGTRLGGGCTSGHGICGIGRLSVNSMVATATFVAIGVLTVFTLQQFGIYL; from the coding sequence ATGCATAACTTTACGCCCATTAGCGCTTTAATTGGAGGCATCATTATTGGCCTTTCTGTCGTTTTATATTTTTATGCCACAGGGCGACTAGCAGGAATTAGTGGAATCTTTGAAAATGCTATTACGCAAACGTCTCAAAGAGTTTCAAATACTTTGTTTTTAATTGGGCTGGTAGTAGGCCCATTAATTATCTACAATATAGTCTTACCAAATAATCCAATCGCTTTTGAAATAACCCATTCATACCTTTTAATTATTCCTGGTGGATTTTTGGTTGGTTTTGGGACTAGGTTAGGAGGTGGCTGTACCTCTGGTCATGGAATATGTGGTATTGGTAGATTATCAGTCAACTCTATGGTTGCAACTGCAACATTTGTTGCAATAGGAGTCTTAACAGTATTCACCCTTCAGCAGTTTGGGATCTATCTATGA
- the tmk gene encoding dTMP kinase — MNKGRFITIDGVEGAGKSTQIDLICSYLQRKGIKVVRTREPGGTDVGEKIRSVLLDVDNQEMHSDTELLLMFSSRNELIQNKIIPALNNGSWVVSDRFTDASFAYQGGGRMLNLDRIAKLEEWVLGDFQPDLTLLLDISVEIGMTRIEARAAKDRIELEERAFFERVRSVFISRSEAFPKRIKLIDASGTINDIHEKIRLLVDSI; from the coding sequence ATGAATAAAGGAAGGTTTATCACAATTGATGGTGTTGAGGGTGCTGGTAAAAGTACACAAATAGATCTTATTTGTAGCTATTTGCAGCGAAAAGGTATTAAAGTTGTGAGAACTCGTGAACCAGGTGGTACTGATGTTGGAGAAAAAATTCGCTCCGTATTGCTTGACGTTGACAACCAAGAAATGCACAGTGATACAGAGTTATTATTAATGTTTAGTTCTAGAAACGAGCTCATACAAAATAAAATTATCCCAGCTCTGAATAACGGTTCTTGGGTTGTCAGTGATCGTTTTACTGATGCTTCTTTTGCTTATCAAGGTGGTGGGAGGATGCTTAATTTAGATCGAATTGCTAAATTAGAAGAATGGGTCTTAGGTGACTTTCAGCCTGATCTAACTCTATTACTTGATATCAGCGTTGAGATAGGCATGACCAGAATTGAGGCTCGTGCTGCAAAAGACAGAATTGAGCTTGAGGAGAGAGCTTTTTTTGAACGTGTAAGATCTGTATTCATTAGTAGGTCTGAGGCCTTTCCTAAAAGAATTAAGTTAATTGATGCAAGTGGAACAATTAATGATATTCATGAAAAAATTAGATTACTCGTAGACTCAATATGA
- a CDS encoding pyrimidine/purine nucleoside phosphorylase: MPTFEDVEIIKEANIYFDGKVTSRVINFNDGTTKTLGIMMPGSFEFSTEKHELMEIMAGELNVLLPGNNAWQTIKSGESFEVPSQSVFKLEVKTVVDYCCSYS; the protein is encoded by the coding sequence ATGCCAACATTTGAAGACGTTGAAATTATTAAAGAGGCAAATATTTACTTTGATGGTAAAGTCACAAGTCGTGTTATAAACTTCAATGATGGAACCACAAAAACGCTTGGAATAATGATGCCTGGGTCATTTGAATTCTCGACTGAAAAACATGAATTAATGGAGATTATGGCAGGAGAGCTTAATGTTTTGCTCCCTGGAAATAATGCTTGGCAAACTATCAAATCAGGAGAGTCTTTTGAAGTGCCTTCACAAAGTGTGTTCAAGTTAGAAGTTAAAACTGTCGTTGATTATTGCTGTTCATACTCATAA
- a CDS encoding TIGR00730 family Rossman fold protein, translated as MSLVTVGAELLSAKERLQNFKNNVTIFGSARIQESDPIYTDAYRLGKELSNAGYNVFTGGGPGIMSASNKGSYEGKSKSIGLNIELPNEQSSNPYLDENITFNYFFSRKVMLVKYSSACIYFPGGYGTADELMEVLTLMQTRKMNKVPIILYDSKFWSSLLSWIEQTVDKSYVNREHFELIKVVDSIEEIMTIVESEVCL; from the coding sequence ATGAGCTTAGTTACAGTTGGTGCTGAATTATTGTCAGCAAAGGAACGACTTCAAAACTTCAAAAATAATGTGACCATTTTTGGGTCGGCTCGAATTCAGGAATCTGATCCGATCTATACAGATGCCTATCGGCTAGGAAAAGAATTATCAAATGCTGGATATAATGTTTTTACAGGCGGCGGTCCTGGGATTATGAGTGCTTCCAATAAGGGCTCTTATGAAGGAAAATCTAAGAGTATAGGTCTTAATATTGAGTTACCAAATGAACAATCTAGTAATCCCTATTTAGATGAAAATATTACTTTTAACTATTTCTTTTCTAGAAAAGTCATGCTTGTTAAGTACTCAAGTGCCTGTATTTATTTTCCTGGTGGGTACGGCACTGCTGATGAGTTAATGGAAGTTTTAACATTGATGCAGACTCGTAAAATGAACAAAGTTCCAATCATATTGTATGATTCTAAATTTTGGAGTTCGCTCCTATCCTGGATCGAGCAAACTGTTGATAAATCATATGTCAATCGGGAGCATTTTGAATTAATTAAGGTTGTTGATTCTATTGAAGAAATAATGACTATCGTGGAGTCAGAAGTATGTCTTTAG
- a CDS encoding sulfurtransferase TusA family protein, with product MADHTLDMCGFACPMPILKTKQALASMESKEIIEVICTDQGSKKDFVAFCNQLGHKLISQKDDGNKIIFNIEKN from the coding sequence ATGGCTGATCATACTCTAGACATGTGTGGATTTGCATGTCCAATGCCAATTTTAAAAACTAAGCAAGCACTAGCTTCAATGGAATCAAAAGAGATTATTGAGGTCATTTGTACTGATCAAGGATCAAAAAAGGATTTTGTTGCCTTTTGTAACCAGCTTGGCCACAAGTTAATCTCTCAAAAAGATGATGGCAATAAAATCATCTTTAATATTGAAAAGAATTAG
- a CDS encoding DUF6691 family protein — translation MSDKIISLVSGIIFGIGLVISGMTNPEKVIGFLSITHNWDASLIFVMGGGIITAGPFFYLMRNRQTSSLGNQIDLPKKQKLDKKIIIGASLFGVGWGLVGLCPGPAIAAIATFDPIIIVFLLSMAAGVLVKKNIIK, via the coding sequence ATGAGTGACAAAATTATCTCCCTTGTCTCAGGTATTATCTTTGGAATCGGTCTAGTTATTTCAGGAATGACTAATCCTGAAAAAGTAATTGGGTTTTTGAGCATCACTCATAACTGGGATGCCTCTCTTATTTTTGTCATGGGTGGCGGTATTATTACTGCTGGACCATTCTTTTATCTTATGAGAAATAGACAAACATCTTCCCTGGGTAATCAAATTGATTTACCGAAGAAACAAAAGCTTGATAAAAAGATTATTATTGGTGCATCGCTTTTTGGAGTAGGTTGGGGGCTTGTTGGCCTTTGCCCTGGTCCAGCTATCGCTGCAATAGCAACTTTTGACCCAATAATCATAGTGTTCCTGCTTTCAATGGCTGCAGGGGTTTTAGTTAAAAAAAATATAATCAAATAA
- the hemL gene encoding glutamate-1-semialdehyde 2,1-aminomutase → MNQSSILFKEAKEYIPGGVNSPVRAFNGVGGDPVFFDRGEGAYLFDVDGNSYIDYVGSWGPMILGHSNPVIIDAVKSVLDKGLGFGAPTQIETSLAKKVCQIMPSIELVRMVSSGTEATMSAIRLARGYTNRDKILKFEGCYHGHSDSLLVKAGSGALTLGVPTSPGVPGDLAKHTLTLEFNNLELVEDLFSKMGEEIGCIIVEPIAGNMNCIPPKEGFLQGLRKICDEYGAVLIFDEVMTGFRVALGGAQEVYDVVPDLTALGKVIGGGLPVAAFGGKREIMSQIAPLGPVYQAGTLSGNPLSMASGIAMLSALESDKSFYQNLGLRASNLVDGIVSAAKSHNIPMTSNYVGGMFGLFFSSEEKVSNFSQASSCDIELFKKFYNAMLKKGIYLAPSAYEAGFLSIAHSDEDITKTIETASSVFSSL, encoded by the coding sequence ATGAACCAATCTTCAATTTTATTTAAAGAGGCTAAAGAATATATACCCGGAGGAGTGAACTCTCCAGTTAGGGCCTTTAATGGTGTGGGGGGAGATCCAGTTTTTTTTGATAGAGGTGAGGGTGCTTATCTTTTTGACGTAGATGGAAATTCTTATATTGATTATGTAGGCTCTTGGGGGCCCATGATCTTAGGCCATTCTAATCCAGTTATCATTGATGCAGTTAAGTCAGTTTTAGATAAAGGTTTGGGCTTTGGGGCGCCAACTCAGATTGAAACTTCACTTGCAAAAAAAGTTTGTCAGATCATGCCATCCATTGAGCTAGTTCGAATGGTCAGTTCTGGAACTGAGGCAACTATGAGTGCAATTCGATTAGCAAGGGGCTATACAAACCGAGATAAAATTTTGAAATTTGAGGGCTGCTATCACGGCCATTCTGATTCTTTGTTAGTTAAGGCAGGGTCAGGTGCTCTAACGCTAGGGGTTCCAACATCCCCCGGCGTTCCTGGTGATCTTGCAAAACATACTCTGACTCTTGAGTTCAATAATCTGGAGCTTGTCGAGGATTTATTTTCTAAGATGGGTGAGGAGATTGGATGCATAATTGTTGAACCCATTGCAGGCAATATGAATTGTATACCTCCTAAAGAAGGTTTTTTGCAGGGCTTACGCAAGATTTGTGATGAGTATGGCGCTGTTCTGATTTTTGATGAGGTGATGACAGGATTTAGAGTAGCTTTAGGGGGTGCGCAAGAAGTTTATGATGTTGTACCTGACCTTACGGCATTAGGAAAGGTAATTGGAGGTGGGCTTCCAGTTGCTGCCTTTGGGGGGAAGAGAGAAATCATGAGTCAAATAGCCCCTCTAGGCCCTGTTTATCAAGCAGGTACACTTTCAGGTAATCCACTTTCTATGGCATCAGGTATCGCTATGCTTAGCGCTCTGGAATCTGATAAATCTTTTTATCAAAACCTGGGTCTAAGAGCCTCTAATTTAGTTGATGGTATTGTATCGGCAGCTAAATCTCATAATATCCCTATGACATCTAATTATGTTGGTGGTATGTTTGGTTTATTTTTTAGTTCAGAAGAAAAAGTAAGTAATTTCTCTCAGGCATCTAGTTGTGATATTGAACTATTTAAAAAATTCTATAATGCCATGCTGAAAAAAGGTATCTATCTTGCACCTTCAGCCTATGAGGCTGGTTTTCTATCAATAGCACACTCAGATGAAGACATTACTAAAACAATAGAGACAGCCTCTTCTGTCTTTTCTTCACTATGA
- a CDS encoding leucyl aminopeptidase, with the protein MEFFVTHQAVDHYSGDCSVAFVLKGKSNENRIIQNYLDLHRFEPKLASTLMLGKVEGYKSKRVLVVGLGESPLSQKNYIKALKSLSSAMSVSKVKNVVIPSIEVEDADEAWLQITTARVLKNESYKVKKVGVKEEISDIVLEAVNIYSQNNGASEIQKGVAIANGMALTRELGDLPPNICTPTYIAETAKSLAETYNLECEILEESDMESLGMNSLLSVSKGSIEPGKLISLSYSNAGNEAPIVLVGKGVTFDSGGISLKPGQGMDEMKYDMCGAASVLGAMSAIAEMNLKVNLTVVVPTVENMPAHNASKPGDVVKSMSGQTIEILNTDAEGRLILCDALTYCEKFKPKAVIDIATLTGAVIIALGKHHSGVMSNDQKLADALKSSGLSSLDTVWQLPLDEEYDDLLKSNFADMANIGGREAGTVTAACFLARYAKNYSWAHIDIAGTAWLGGSKKGATGRPVPLLTQYIMDQV; encoded by the coding sequence ATGGAGTTTTTTGTTACTCACCAAGCGGTTGACCATTATAGTGGAGACTGTTCAGTTGCCTTTGTTCTCAAGGGCAAATCAAATGAAAATAGAATTATTCAAAATTATCTAGATCTACATCGATTTGAGCCAAAATTAGCAAGCACCTTGATGCTTGGAAAAGTCGAGGGCTATAAGTCAAAAAGGGTTCTAGTTGTTGGTTTAGGTGAGTCGCCACTCAGTCAAAAAAATTATATAAAGGCGCTGAAATCACTTTCTTCAGCAATGAGTGTATCAAAGGTTAAAAATGTTGTCATTCCAAGTATTGAAGTTGAGGATGCCGATGAGGCTTGGCTTCAAATTACAACAGCCAGAGTTCTAAAAAATGAAAGTTATAAGGTAAAGAAAGTAGGTGTCAAGGAAGAGATTAGTGACATTGTGCTTGAGGCAGTCAATATATATTCTCAAAACAATGGGGCATCAGAAATTCAAAAAGGCGTTGCTATTGCAAATGGTATGGCGCTTACAAGAGAGCTAGGTGACTTGCCTCCAAATATCTGCACCCCAACTTACATCGCTGAGACAGCCAAGTCTCTTGCGGAAACTTATAATCTTGAATGCGAAATCCTTGAAGAGTCAGATATGGAGTCTCTAGGAATGAATTCTTTGCTCTCTGTTTCAAAAGGCTCTATAGAGCCTGGAAAGCTTATCAGTCTAAGTTATTCTAATGCCGGCAATGAAGCTCCAATCGTTTTGGTCGGTAAAGGTGTGACTTTTGATAGTGGCGGTATTTCTTTAAAGCCTGGTCAAGGCATGGATGAGATGAAATACGATATGTGTGGCGCTGCTTCTGTGCTTGGAGCAATGAGCGCTATTGCTGAAATGAATCTTAAAGTAAATTTGACTGTTGTTGTACCAACGGTAGAAAATATGCCGGCACATAATGCCTCAAAACCAGGCGATGTTGTTAAAAGTATGTCTGGTCAAACTATTGAAATTTTAAATACAGATGCTGAAGGTCGTTTAATTTTGTGTGACGCTTTGACTTATTGTGAGAAGTTTAAGCCTAAGGCAGTTATTGATATTGCTACTCTTACAGGTGCAGTTATTATAGCTCTGGGTAAGCATCATTCTGGTGTCATGTCTAATGATCAAAAGCTTGCAGATGCCCTTAAGTCATCAGGACTGTCATCACTTGATACCGTTTGGCAGTTGCCTCTTGATGAGGAGTATGATGATTTGCTGAAATCAAATTTTGCAGATATGGCAAACATTGGAGGAAGAGAAGCAGGGACAGTAACCGCAGCATGTTTTCTAGCTCGCTATGCAAAAAATTATTCTTGGGCTCATATTGATATTGCAGGAACTGCATGGCTGGGAGGTTCTAAGAAAGGCGCAACTGGAAGACCCGTTCCTCTATTAACTCAGTATATTATGGATCAAGTATAG